From Solibaculum mannosilyticum:
TGAATCTGCAATAAACTACTTTTATGGAGAAATTTACTCTTTGTTTTCGCTTTTAGACAAAGCGCAGGAGAAAGAGTATCCCAGGGAGGGATAGGCATGCAAATAGGCAGCCGACAGGACTTTTTACAACAGGGTGCCGAAGCTCTGGATGAGATCTACGATTGGGTACAGTCGCTGGAACCAATTTCTGTGGGAGAACTCTCTCCTAAAAACAGCGCTTTGCTGGTGGTAGATATGGTCAATGGATTTGCCAAAGGAGGAGCGATGTCCGGCCCCCGGGTGAAGGATTTGATCCCGGCTGTGACGGAGGCGGCCCATGCCTTCTGCAAAGCAGGCATCCCGGTGGTCAATTTTGCCGACTGCCACGGCGGACAGAGTCCGGAATTTGAGGCTTATCCAATTCATTGCGTCAAGGGGGATTGGGAAAGTCAAGTGGTGGAAGAGATCGCCGCTGTACCCCACGTCCTCATTGAGAAAAATTCCACCAATGGCCTATTGGAACCTGAATTTATAGAGTGGCTTACCAAACATCCTCACATCCACTGTTTTGTGTTGAGCGGAGATTGTACCGACATCTGTGTTTACCAGCTGGCAGTGGGCCTTAAGACGTGGTTTAACCGTCAGGACCGCAAGAGCCGGATTATTGTCCCGGCCGGTCTGGTGGATACCTTCGACGGCCCTGGACACAGGGCGGATTTCGTCAATGCCCTGAGTTTATACAGTATGTCGAGCAATGGTGTGGAAGTATCGTCTTCCCTGACGTGGTAAAGGAGGATCCCAGATGGAACATCGAAAACTGGAGCTGTTGACGGACTTTTATGAGATCACCATGGCCAATGGATATCTGGTCAACGGCATGGCCGACACCATTGCTTATTTTGATCTTTTTTTCCGAAAGATCCCCGACGAAGGCGGTTTTGCCATTTTTGCCGGACTGGATCAACTCATTGATTACCTACAAAATCTCCACTTTACCTCGGAAGATATTAAATTTTTGCGTGGGAAAAACATGTTTGATCCCCGTTTTATCGATTACATGGAGCACTTGCAATTTTCCTGCGACGTATGGTCGGTGCCGGAAGGAATGCCGATCTTCCCGCAGGAGCCGGTACTGACGGTTCGAGGCCCAGTCATCCAGGCCCAGTTTATTGAGACCATGGCCCTGTTGTGCATCAACCATCAGTCTCTGATCGCCACCAAGGCGAACCGGATCTGCCGGGCTGCCAAGGGACGCAAAGTTATGGAGTTTGGTTCCCGACGCGCTCAAGGTTTCGACGGCGCTGTATTAGGTGCCCGTGCCGCTTATATCGGGGGATGTGTAGGGACAGCCTGTACGGTGTGCGAGCAGGATTTTGGCATCCCGGCTCTGGGCACCATGGCCCACAGCTGGATCCAACTCTTTGACGACGAATTGGCCGCTTTTCGGGCTTATGCCAAGGAGTATCCTGAAAATTGTACCCTGTTGGTGGACACCTACAATACGTTAAAATCCGGCGTGCCCAATGCTATCCGCGCCTTTCAAGAGGAGATTGTCCCGCGCGGATACCGTCCCGGCGCCATCCGGATCGACAGCGGCGATATTGCCTACCTCTCCCGTAAAGCCCGCAAGGTGCTGGATGAAGCTGGATTCCCCGACTGCAGCATTGTAGCCTCCAATTCCCTGGATGAATATCTTATCCGGGAGATGCTGGAACAGGGGGCTCAGGTGGATTTGTTCGGCGTAGGGGAGAGGCTTATTACCTCCTCCAGCGACCCTGTATTTGGCGGGGTATATAAACTGGCTGCTGTAGAAGACAAGGGACGGATTGTCCCAAAGATTAAGCTGAGTGAAAACGTGGGCAAGATTACCACCCCTGGGTTTAAAGAAGTATGGCGCCTTTATGAGAATGAAACAGGCAAAGCCATCGCTGATGTGGTGACCCTTCATGATGAGGTCATTTCGTCGGAAGAACCTTATGTATTGTTTGATCCTGAATTTACCTGGAAAAGCAAAACAGTCAGCGATTTTACGGCAAAACCTATCCGACAGCTTATCTTTGAGGGAGGGAAACTGGTATACAGCCGTCCCGACGTGCATCAAATCCGTACCTTCTGCCAACAGCAGGTGGAAACTTTGTGGGATGAAGTCAAGCGGTTTGAAAACCCCCACACTTATTATGTGGATCTCTCTAAGTCCTTGTGGGAGGAAAAACAATTGATGCTTGCCAAATATAAGCGTTAATATTGGCTCATGGGCGGTAACATTTTGGGATATGGATCAGCGATCTCACAGGGATTCAACGAGAAATATGCTGTGACAGAGTCGTCGGAATTTTACTTGCCTTTTTGAAAAATGAGTGGTACACTTAATTGTATACTGATTTGGGAGGTATTAACATGAAAAAGGAACTGAAAATCTATCGTTGTGCCCATTGCGGAAACATTGTAGAATTGATCGACGGCCATGTCACACCTTCTTGCTGCGGCCAGCCCATGGATCTGCTCAAACCCAATACTGTAGATGCTGCTCAGGAAAAGCATGTACCGGTTGTACGCCGTGAAGGCGACAAGCTCATCGTGGAAGTGGGAAGCGTCCATCATCCCATGACCCAGGAGCATTATATCCCCTACATCTGGGTGGTATTTGACAACAAGGTGGGACGCGCTCATCTGACCCCCGACGATGAACCGGTGGCTGAATTTTTCCCGGGTGAAGGTCCGCTCAAGGTATACGGCTACTGCAATCTCCACGGCCTGTGGGAGACCGATATAGACTAAGACTTTATTGCTGAAAAGCTGGGTGCAGAATCATTCTGCACCCAGCTTTTTGTTTTCTGGCATAAAAATGTAAAAATATTTTTGTGAAATTTCTTGACATAGGATAAATGAAGTGGTATAGTATAGAAGAAATAAATAGTAACGATTACTATTACTTATGGAGAACCAAGTTATGAGATATTCAAAGCAGAGGGAGCTGATCTACCAGACGGTGAAAGCAAATCCCATTCATCCTACGGCCGATCAAGTATACCATTGCTTGAAGAAGGAACATCCTACCATCAGTTTGGGAACGGTATACCGCAATCTCAATCTTCTGGCAGAGCATGGCCTGCTTCGTAAAATTCACATGCCCGATTCCAGCGACCGGTTTGACGGCCGCCTTGATGGACATTACCATATGCAGTGCTGCTGTTGCGGCAGGATATACGATGTGGAACTGCCTAAATTGGACGGTCTGAGGCATGACATTCAGGCAACTACAGGATTTCAAGTATCAGAATGTGACATTGTCATCAAAGGTACTTGCAAAGACTGTCAGACAAATAATAATTTGCACTCTATCGAGTGCCAGGGAGGAAAAAATTATGGATTTGAAAGGTTCCAAGACATTAGCTAATTTGATGACCGCTTTTGCTGGCGAATCCCAGGCAAGAAACAAGTACACCTACTATGCTTCTCAGGCAAAGAAAGAGGGCTACGAGCAGATCGCTGCCATCTTCACTGAGACTGCCAACAACGAAAAAGAGCATGCGAAAATCTGGTTTAAGCTGATTCACGACGGCGTAGGCACCACCGCTGAGAATTTGCAGGATGCTGCAGAAGGCGAGAACTATGAGTGGACTGATATGTATGCCACTTTCGCCAAGGAAGCCAAAGAAGAAGGTTTCACTAAGATCGCTTATCTGTTTGAGGCTGTTGCCAAGATCGAGAAAGAGCATGAAACCCGTTACCGCATTCTGTTGGACAACGTCAACCAAGGCAAGGTCTTCAAGAAAGACGAAGTTGTCATTTGGCAGTGCGCTAACTGCGGCCATGTGTATGAGGGTACCGAGGCTCCTGAGATCTGCCCCGTATGTGCTCATCCCCGTTCCTTCTTCCAGGTTCGTGCCCTCAACTATTAATTGTAACGATTTATCAGAGCGAAAAAGGACACATCTTCAAGATGTGTCCTTTTTTTCATGATCTGAAAGGGAAATTATACCCGTTTTTTTTGCCGCATAACGAGAGGGGAACCCTCCATATCAAATAATTTCTTGAGCTGGGACATGGCCTTTTTTTCAATACGGCTGACGTAAGATCGGGAAATCCCTAATTTTTGAGCCACTTCCCGCTGGGTCAGACTATCTTTATCGTCCAGACCATAACGCAGTTCTAGAATCATACGCTCACGTGGAGTGAGACTTTCCATCATATATTTACGAAGACGTTGGGACTTTAAACGGATATCCAGGTTATCTAAAATATTGTCCTCTGTGGCGATAACGTCCATGAGAGACAATGTGTTGCCGTCTTTATCAGTATCAATCGGTTCATTGAGAGAGACGTCTTGAGCCGTCTTCTTCTGACTTCTAAAATACATCAAAATCTCGTTTTCGATGCATTTAGCAGCGTAGGTGGCGAGACGGCAGTTGCGTCCGCTGTTAAAGGTATTGATGGCTTTGATCAGGCCGATGGTGCCGATGGAAATGAGATCGTCTTGATCGCGGATATTGGAATAGTATTTTTTGATGATGTGGGCAACAAGACGAAGATTATGTTCAATTAATTTATTACGGGCTTCCAGATCCCCATTTTCATGATAGGCATCCAGACATTCCTTTTCCTCGGCCGATGAGAGGGGCCGGGGAAAAGAACCCGAATGGGAAATATGCAGTGCAAAGTAGATAATATTGGAAAGAGCTGCTAGGATCAAAGCCGTGACCATAAAAAATCCCCCCTTCTCCCAAGCATGGGATGTCTTTCCATCCTATGCGGGAGAACGGGATTTTTGCATGTCCGTCGGGGAAAAAAGCGAAAAAGACAAGCATCTATCACTTTGTGCATCCTTTGGACGACAGAAAAGCCGCTGATCCATCACAATGGCAGCGGCTTTTCGCGGATGAATGGAGGAAGGCAGGTTATCCGGTGTAGTCTTCAATTAATTGCTGGAGCTCTTTTTGATCGTCGATGCGGATCCCGGATTCCAGGAGATCTTGATCGTGTTCCGGCAGGCTGTTTACATAGATGTCC
This genomic window contains:
- a CDS encoding nicotinate phosphoribosyltransferase translates to MEHRKLELLTDFYEITMANGYLVNGMADTIAYFDLFFRKIPDEGGFAIFAGLDQLIDYLQNLHFTSEDIKFLRGKNMFDPRFIDYMEHLQFSCDVWSVPEGMPIFPQEPVLTVRGPVIQAQFIETMALLCINHQSLIATKANRICRAAKGRKVMEFGSRRAQGFDGAVLGARAAYIGGCVGTACTVCEQDFGIPALGTMAHSWIQLFDDELAAFRAYAKEYPENCTLLVDTYNTLKSGVPNAIRAFQEEIVPRGYRPGAIRIDSGDIAYLSRKARKVLDEAGFPDCSIVASNSLDEYLIREMLEQGAQVDLFGVGERLITSSSDPVFGGVYKLAAVEDKGRIVPKIKLSENVGKITTPGFKEVWRLYENETGKAIADVVTLHDEVISSEEPYVLFDPEFTWKSKTVSDFTAKPIRQLIFEGGKLVYSRPDVHQIRTFCQQQVETLWDEVKRFENPHTYYVDLSKSLWEEKQLMLAKYKR
- a CDS encoding desulfoferrodoxin family protein; the encoded protein is MKKELKIYRCAHCGNIVELIDGHVTPSCCGQPMDLLKPNTVDAAQEKHVPVVRREGDKLIVEVGSVHHPMTQEHYIPYIWVVFDNKVGRAHLTPDDEPVAEFFPGEGPLKVYGYCNLHGLWETDID
- a CDS encoding cysteine hydrolase family protein encodes the protein MQIGSRQDFLQQGAEALDEIYDWVQSLEPISVGELSPKNSALLVVDMVNGFAKGGAMSGPRVKDLIPAVTEAAHAFCKAGIPVVNFADCHGGQSPEFEAYPIHCVKGDWESQVVEEIAAVPHVLIEKNSTNGLLEPEFIEWLTKHPHIHCFVLSGDCTDICVYQLAVGLKTWFNRQDRKSRIIVPAGLVDTFDGPGHRADFVNALSLYSMSSNGVEVSSSLTW
- the rbr gene encoding rubrerythrin, with the translated sequence MDLKGSKTLANLMTAFAGESQARNKYTYYASQAKKEGYEQIAAIFTETANNEKEHAKIWFKLIHDGVGTTAENLQDAAEGENYEWTDMYATFAKEAKEEGFTKIAYLFEAVAKIEKEHETRYRILLDNVNQGKVFKKDEVVIWQCANCGHVYEGTEAPEICPVCAHPRSFFQVRALNY
- the sigK gene encoding RNA polymerase sporulation sigma factor SigK translates to MVTALILAALSNIIYFALHISHSGSFPRPLSSAEEKECLDAYHENGDLEARNKLIEHNLRLVAHIIKKYYSNIRDQDDLISIGTIGLIKAINTFNSGRNCRLATYAAKCIENEILMYFRSQKKTAQDVSLNEPIDTDKDGNTLSLMDVIATEDNILDNLDIRLKSQRLRKYMMESLTPRERMILELRYGLDDKDSLTQREVAQKLGISRSYVSRIEKKAMSQLKKLFDMEGSPLVMRQKKRV
- a CDS encoding Fur family transcriptional regulator; this encodes MRYSKQRELIYQTVKANPIHPTADQVYHCLKKEHPTISLGTVYRNLNLLAEHGLLRKIHMPDSSDRFDGRLDGHYHMQCCCCGRIYDVELPKLDGLRHDIQATTGFQVSECDIVIKGTCKDCQTNNNLHSIECQGGKNYGFERFQDIS